In Armatimonadota bacterium, a single genomic region encodes these proteins:
- the tadA gene encoding Flp pilus assembly complex ATPase component TadA — MYGIAKLGQLLLARDKITEAQLQRALELQATKGSKIGETLVDLGWITYDDLWQAQADQYEVEYEPLALEDWDPEIRSFVPHGIASKKFVFPVRVIGNTLRLAMAEPHDVDTIDQIRTASGLLVQPCFCPPDKILEAVASRYADELTDFDTEIEQVREIEGPEDISSAVEASSQPPVIRLVNSILHDAVEIGASDVHFEPQERCLEIRFRVDGQLHKAREVPKPIQAAVLSRVKLMAEIDIAERRRAQDGRFTVRVGEHRVDVRASSLPTVNGERIVLRLLDRSAALRKLNEIDLMPEIYEPFAQLIEKPWGLALVTGPTGSGKTTTLYAALQHIRTDAINILTCEDPVEYTIDGIGQSQVNVKAGLTFASQLRAILRQDPDVVFVGEIRDQETAEIACQAAMTGHLVLASLHTNDAVSAAPRLLDMDIQPFLLNSALIGSLAQRLVRRLCVHCREEHRSPSLAVALGLPPDTALYRPVGCSQCKKLGYKGRIGIHELFVVTDPIRNLIGQRAGADQLRAAAPPGTLRLMVEDAARKVAAGITSAEEALATVPAVADRIAA, encoded by the coding sequence ATGTACGGAATAGCCAAATTAGGTCAGCTTCTTCTCGCTCGCGACAAGATCACCGAAGCGCAATTGCAGCGCGCGCTAGAGCTCCAGGCGACGAAAGGCTCAAAGATTGGTGAAACTCTGGTCGATCTCGGTTGGATCACTTACGATGACCTCTGGCAGGCACAGGCCGACCAGTATGAAGTCGAATACGAGCCGCTTGCGTTGGAGGATTGGGACCCGGAGATTCGAAGCTTCGTGCCGCACGGTATTGCCTCTAAGAAGTTCGTCTTTCCTGTCCGAGTCATCGGCAACACTCTTCGGCTTGCAATGGCCGAGCCGCACGATGTCGATACGATCGATCAGATTCGGACGGCGTCCGGCCTGCTTGTACAGCCCTGCTTCTGCCCTCCCGACAAGATTCTTGAAGCGGTAGCCTCGCGCTATGCCGACGAACTGACCGACTTTGATACCGAAATCGAGCAGGTAAGAGAAATCGAAGGCCCGGAAGACATCTCTTCAGCGGTCGAGGCCAGCTCACAGCCGCCCGTCATTCGCCTGGTCAACAGCATCTTGCACGACGCGGTCGAAATCGGCGCGAGCGACGTGCACTTCGAACCGCAGGAGCGCTGTTTGGAGATCCGTTTTCGTGTGGACGGCCAGTTGCACAAGGCGCGAGAGGTGCCAAAGCCGATCCAAGCGGCGGTGTTGTCTCGAGTCAAACTGATGGCGGAGATCGATATTGCGGAACGTCGACGCGCGCAGGACGGGCGCTTCACCGTCCGCGTCGGCGAGCACCGAGTGGACGTTCGGGCTTCCTCGTTGCCAACGGTCAACGGCGAGCGCATCGTCTTGCGACTGCTAGACCGTTCGGCGGCTCTGCGCAAGTTGAACGAAATCGACCTGATGCCGGAGATTTACGAACCTTTTGCGCAACTCATCGAAAAGCCATGGGGGTTGGCGCTGGTAACCGGGCCTACAGGTTCGGGCAAGACGACGACGCTCTATGCCGCTCTTCAGCACATCCGCACTGACGCCATCAATATATTGACCTGCGAAGACCCGGTCGAATACACGATCGACGGCATCGGCCAATCGCAGGTGAACGTCAAGGCCGGTTTGACGTTTGCATCGCAACTCCGGGCCATACTGCGCCAGGATCCAGATGTCGTTTTCGTCGGCGAGATTCGAGATCAGGAGACCGCCGAGATCGCCTGTCAAGCCGCCATGACCGGGCACTTGGTGCTGGCCTCGCTTCACACCAACGACGCGGTGAGCGCGGCGCCCAGACTGCTCGATATGGACATTCAGCCTTTCTTGCTCAACTCGGCGCTCATCGGTTCGTTGGCTCAGCGCCTTGTGCGTCGCCTTTGCGTTCACTGCCGCGAGGAGCATCGATCGCCTTCCCTTGCGGTTGCGTTGGGATTGCCTCCCGATACGGCCCTGTATCGACCGGTCGGCTGTTCGCAATGCAAGAAACTCGGCTATAAGGGTCGAATCGGCATTCATGAGCTGTTTGTCGTAACCGATCCCATTCGCAACCTGATCGGCCAGCGCGCAGGAGCCGACCAACTTCGAGCCGCCGCGCCGCCCGGCACGCTTCGATTGATGGTCGAGGATGCGGCTCGGAAGGTTGCGGCGGGCATCACCTCGGCCGAGGAAGCCCTCGCCACTGTGCCCGCCGTGGCCGATCGGATTGCCGCCTGA
- the rpmH gene encoding 50S ribosomal protein L34, giving the protein MKRTYQPNNRHRSKTHGFRARMKSRDGRNVLRRRRQRSRWRLTV; this is encoded by the coding sequence ATGAAACGAACCTATCAGCCCAATAATCGGCATCGAAGCAAAACGCACGGCTTTCGCGCTCGAATGAAGAGCAGAGACGGTCGCAACGTGCTGCGTCGCCGACGTCAGCGCAGTCGCTGGCGGCTGACCGTTTAG
- the rnpA gene encoding ribonuclease P protein component, whose protein sequence is MLPPAARLRRTADFQRLYSRGRRFPFPPFVLYAWQRDDDEPTRIGFVFSRKFGGAVHRNRHRRRLRAICREIWPNMAQGYDLAFVGRDAIKALSATDLRQLVQDALNKAGVLP, encoded by the coding sequence ATGCTGCCTCCGGCGGCCAGGTTGCGCCGGACGGCCGATTTTCAGCGCCTTTATTCTCGCGGCAGACGCTTCCCTTTTCCTCCCTTCGTCCTGTACGCATGGCAGCGCGACGACGACGAGCCGACAAGGATCGGCTTTGTTTTCAGCCGAAAGTTCGGCGGCGCGGTGCATAGAAACCGGCATAGGCGGAGATTGAGAGCGATCTGCAGAGAGATTTGGCCGAACATGGCGCAGGGATACGATTTGGCATTTGTGGGAAGGGACGCGATCAAGGCGCTGAGCGCCACGGACTTAAGGCAGTTGGTGCAAGACGCTCTTAACAAGGCGGGCGTTTTGCCATGA
- the yidD gene encoding membrane protein insertion efficiency factor YidD has product MSATASGSERRPSPVARALIGLVRLYQRSTQWKPRICRFEPSCSGYMIGAIQRHGAVKGVGLGLWRIARCHPFSKGGHDPVP; this is encoded by the coding sequence ATGAGCGCCACAGCGAGCGGTTCCGAGCGCAGACCAAGTCCGGTCGCCCGCGCGCTCATCGGTCTGGTAAGGCTCTATCAGCGCTCCACTCAATGGAAGCCGCGCATCTGCCGTTTCGAGCCGTCTTGTTCTGGCTACATGATCGGCGCGATTCAACGGCACGGCGCCGTCAAGGGCGTAGGACTGGGCCTTTGGCGCATCGCTCGATGCCACCCCTTTAGCAAGGGCGGACACGACCCCGTACCTTAA
- the yidC gene encoding membrane protein insertase YidC, which yields MAKQQPQPDRMQTFARTMLLTTVIWGIMMFVLMRNQPPATTDTKPSQEILVEAKEHIKNKDYHVAEEQLAKVERNAKGSEIAAEAVFLRAQIDLELGNYRRAMETMQRMEREYGKSKFFQERGREQLTKATTAVDAENRTFTNYRILDSIVAFFGRTQISYVLAIVVIALFVRLIQLPFANKQFGITKKMQQLAPKLNELKEKYQGQELMEKQMALYKRYKVNPFGGCLYMLVPFPFLIWVFNMINLYKPQFENGTFLWINPEIGKLAPGILAGNLAQFDVPLLILYALSMFITSRMSIMDPTQAQQQKMMSYMMTGMMVIGLWMWRSPAAFVLYWFLTNVLYTVHYKIAMAKPSPALVAVGEDPEEPAQGNGSAIMPKDFQRPKHKRKANRR from the coding sequence ATGGCAAAGCAACAACCACAACCCGATCGGATGCAGACGTTCGCCCGAACCATGCTCCTGACCACCGTCATCTGGGGCATCATGATGTTTGTGCTGATGCGCAATCAGCCGCCGGCGACGACCGATACGAAGCCCTCTCAAGAGATTCTCGTCGAAGCCAAAGAGCACATCAAGAACAAGGATTATCACGTCGCCGAAGAGCAGTTGGCCAAGGTCGAACGGAACGCCAAGGGCAGCGAGATCGCCGCAGAAGCCGTCTTCCTGCGCGCTCAGATAGACCTAGAACTGGGCAATTACCGCCGCGCCATGGAGACCATGCAGCGCATGGAGCGCGAGTATGGCAAATCTAAGTTCTTTCAAGAGCGCGGGCGCGAACAGCTGACCAAAGCGACGACCGCCGTCGATGCCGAGAACCGTACTTTCACCAACTATCGCATTCTCGATTCGATCGTCGCCTTTTTTGGCCGCACGCAAATCAGCTATGTGCTGGCAATCGTCGTCATCGCGCTCTTTGTGAGGCTGATCCAACTCCCGTTTGCCAATAAACAGTTCGGGATCACCAAGAAGATGCAGCAGTTGGCGCCCAAACTGAACGAACTGAAGGAGAAGTACCAAGGCCAGGAGCTGATGGAAAAGCAGATGGCGCTCTACAAGCGCTACAAGGTCAACCCCTTCGGCGGCTGTCTCTATATGCTCGTGCCCTTCCCGTTCCTCATCTGGGTCTTCAACATGATCAACCTCTACAAACCCCAGTTTGAGAACGGCACCTTCCTCTGGATCAACCCAGAGATAGGAAAGCTGGCGCCCGGCATCTTGGCCGGCAATCTGGCTCAGTTCGACGTGCCGCTGCTTATTTTATACGCCTTGAGCATGTTCATCACCAGCCGCATGAGCATCATGGACCCCACACAGGCGCAACAGCAGAAGATGATGTCCTACATGATGACGGGCATGATGGTCATCGGCCTGTGGATGTGGCGGTCGCCCGCCGCATTCGTGCTCTACTGGTTCTTGACCAATGTGCTCTACACCGTTCACTACAAGATTGCCATGGCCAAGCCGTCTCCAGCCCTTGTCGCAGTCGGCGAGGACCCCGAAGAGCCCGCTCAGGGCAACGGCAGCGCCATCATGCCAAAAGACTTTCAGCGACCGAAGCACAAGCGCAAGGCCAATCGCCGCTGA
- a CDS encoding adenosylhomocysteinase: MQYDVKDTALADSGALRIEWAEQDMPVLRLIRERFEREKPLKGVRLGACLHVTTETANLMRTLKAGGAEVYLCASNPLSTQDDVAAALSVIDEIPTFAIKGEDNDTYYKHIMSVIDAKPQITMDDGADVVGILHSQRKEILGDVIGGTEETTTGVIRLRAMAKDGVLNYPIIAVNDAMTKHLFDNRYGTGQSTLDGVLRATNLLIAGRTVAVAGYGWCGKGIASRARGMNARVIVTEIDPIKGLEALMDGHQVMTMEEAAPLADIIITVTGNKHVLREEHYRKMKSGAVLANSGHFNVEIDIPTLERISVGKRKIRPFVDEYKMGDGRRIYLLGEGRLINLASAEGHPASVMDMSFANQALSAEYMFKNASRLEKTVMSVPEELDKEIARLKLVSLGIDIDKLTDEQKAYLAGWQEGT; the protein is encoded by the coding sequence ATGCAGTACGATGTGAAAGATACAGCGCTGGCCGATTCGGGAGCGCTTCGAATAGAATGGGCCGAACAGGATATGCCCGTGCTCCGCTTGATCCGCGAGCGGTTTGAGCGCGAAAAGCCGCTGAAAGGCGTTCGCCTGGGCGCCTGCCTGCACGTTACGACCGAAACAGCCAACCTGATGCGCACGCTGAAGGCGGGCGGCGCGGAGGTTTACCTTTGCGCTTCCAACCCGTTGTCCACTCAGGACGACGTGGCCGCGGCTCTCTCGGTCATCGACGAAATCCCCACATTTGCCATCAAAGGCGAGGATAACGACACCTACTACAAGCACATCATGTCGGTGATCGATGCCAAGCCCCAAATCACCATGGACGACGGCGCCGATGTTGTGGGCATCCTTCATAGCCAGCGAAAAGAAATCCTGGGCGACGTGATCGGCGGCACCGAAGAGACCACCACGGGCGTCATTCGATTGCGAGCCATGGCCAAGGACGGCGTGCTCAACTACCCCATCATCGCCGTCAACGACGCCATGACCAAGCATCTGTTCGATAACCGCTACGGCACCGGACAGAGCACGTTGGACGGCGTGCTGCGGGCGACGAATCTGCTGATTGCCGGACGCACCGTCGCAGTGGCCGGATATGGCTGGTGCGGCAAAGGCATCGCGAGCCGCGCGCGCGGCATGAACGCCAGAGTGATCGTAACCGAGATCGATCCGATCAAGGGGCTCGAAGCCTTGATGGACGGTCACCAGGTAATGACTATGGAAGAAGCCGCCCCGCTGGCCGACATCATCATCACAGTAACCGGCAACAAGCACGTGCTGCGCGAGGAGCATTATCGCAAGATGAAGAGCGGCGCGGTGTTGGCCAACAGCGGCCACTTTAACGTCGAGATCGACATCCCGACCTTGGAACGCATCTCCGTAGGAAAGCGCAAAATCCGCCCGTTCGTCGATGAGTACAAGATGGGCGACGGCCGCCGAATCTACCTGCTGGGCGAGGGACGCCTGATCAACCTGGCTTCCGCCGAAGGCCACCCTGCCAGCGTCATGGACATGAGCTTCGCCAATCAAGCCCTCAGCGCCGAGTACATGTTCAAGAACGCCTCGAGGCTCGAGAAGACCGTCATGTCCGTTCCCGAGGAACTGGACAAGGAGATCGCCAGGCTCAAACTGGTGTCCTTGGGCATCGACATCGACAAGCTGACCGACGAACAGAAGGCCTACCTCGCCGGTTGGCAGGAAGGCACCTAA
- the argF gene encoding ornithine carbamoyltransferase, translating into MEAYLERWRDAGPPLNLISITELNRNSAQVLLELAAEMKRGTKQGREFYRFDRPIAAAMIFEKPSLRTRVTFEIGLYQMGGHAVYLTQNDIQMGRREAVMDVARNLGRWAEFVVARVYLHSILEELAIHTGAPIINALSDVEHPCQALADLLTIRERKGTSALKLAWVGDGNNVCHSFALLGAMLGHEVVIATPKGFAPDAKFVGDQVALTNDPAEAARDADVVYTDVWVSMGFETEREIRMRAFKDFQVNSRLLSLAKPDAIVLHCLPAHRDEEITSEAMDGPQSAIWDQAENRLHAQKALMALIPIPPENAPPRPS; encoded by the coding sequence ATGGAGGCCTATCTAGAGCGCTGGCGAGACGCCGGCCCCCCGCTCAATCTGATCAGCATTACCGAGTTGAATCGCAACAGCGCTCAAGTCTTGTTAGAGTTGGCCGCCGAGATGAAGCGAGGTACAAAGCAGGGCCGCGAGTTTTATCGATTTGACCGCCCTATCGCTGCCGCGATGATCTTTGAGAAGCCGTCCTTGCGCACTCGGGTTACATTTGAAATCGGCTTGTACCAGATGGGCGGCCATGCGGTCTATCTGACGCAAAACGACATTCAGATGGGACGTCGCGAGGCGGTGATGGACGTTGCGCGCAACTTAGGCCGATGGGCCGAGTTTGTGGTCGCACGGGTCTATTTGCATTCGATCTTAGAGGAGTTGGCGATTCACACGGGCGCTCCGATCATCAATGCTCTAAGCGACGTCGAGCATCCCTGCCAAGCGCTGGCCGATCTGCTAACGATTCGCGAGCGCAAGGGCACGAGCGCTTTGAAGCTGGCTTGGGTCGGCGACGGGAACAACGTGTGCCATAGCTTCGCGCTGTTGGGCGCGATGTTAGGGCACGAGGTAGTCATAGCAACGCCAAAGGGGTTTGCGCCCGATGCAAAGTTCGTTGGCGATCAAGTCGCGCTTACCAACGATCCGGCAGAAGCCGCGCGCGACGCGGACGTAGTCTACACCGACGTTTGGGTCTCGATGGGTTTTGAGACCGAGCGCGAGATACGGATGCGGGCGTTCAAGGATTTTCAGGTCAATTCGAGACTTTTGTCGTTGGCCAAGCCGGATGCGATCGTGCTCCACTGCCTGCCGGCGCACAGAGACGAGGAGATTACGAGCGAGGCAATGGACGGGCCGCAATCCGCAATCTGGGATCAGGCGGAGAATCGTCTTCATGCGCAGAAGGCCCTGATGGCGCTGATCCCCATACCGCCGGAGAACGCGCCGCCAAGGCCTTCGTGA
- a CDS encoding glycine C-acetyltransferase → MNGRLQDWLGEQLDSLKAQNLYKAPLSLESPQGARVKMGGRWLVNLASNNYLGLANDPRLKTAAIAAVQEWGAGAGAVRWIGGTNALCDQLEASLAEFKKTEAVLVFQSGFSANSGAIPACFGDGDVIISDELNHASIIDGVRLSGAAYRKSEGYVYAHKDCNQLEAILKRCGDFRKRLIVTDGVFSMDGDIAPLPDIVSLAEKYDAAVMVDDAHASGVLGEHGSGSTNHFGLYGRVDIQLGTLSKALGVVGGYIAGSERLKQWLINRGRPYLFSTALPPAAIGALLESVRILKTDPAPMEKLWANTRRWKADLAGLGFDTMGSETPITPVFVGDEEKTQTMERRLREEGVFALGILYPTVAKGKARIRTMPSAMHEPKDLDDALAAFEKVGRELALI, encoded by the coding sequence ATGAACGGGCGGTTGCAAGATTGGTTAGGGGAACAGTTAGATTCGCTGAAGGCGCAGAACCTCTACAAGGCTCCGCTTTCGTTGGAAAGCCCTCAAGGCGCGCGGGTCAAGATGGGCGGGCGGTGGCTGGTCAACCTTGCATCGAACAACTACTTAGGGCTGGCGAACGATCCGCGCTTGAAGACCGCAGCCATTGCCGCGGTTCAGGAGTGGGGCGCCGGAGCGGGCGCTGTGCGTTGGATCGGCGGCACAAACGCGCTTTGCGACCAGTTAGAGGCGTCGCTGGCCGAGTTTAAGAAGACCGAAGCGGTATTGGTGTTCCAATCCGGCTTTTCGGCCAATTCGGGCGCAATCCCGGCCTGTTTTGGCGATGGCGATGTGATTATCTCTGACGAATTGAACCACGCGAGCATTATCGATGGAGTTCGCTTGAGCGGCGCGGCCTATCGGAAGAGCGAGGGATACGTCTACGCTCACAAGGATTGCAATCAATTGGAAGCGATTCTGAAGCGTTGCGGCGACTTTCGCAAGCGATTGATCGTAACGGACGGCGTCTTTAGCATGGATGGGGATATTGCGCCGTTGCCCGACATAGTCTCTTTGGCAGAAAAGTACGACGCGGCGGTGATGGTGGACGATGCGCACGCCTCGGGCGTGTTGGGCGAGCATGGAAGCGGCTCGACGAACCACTTTGGGCTATACGGCCGCGTGGACATTCAGTTGGGCACTCTCAGTAAAGCGCTGGGCGTCGTCGGGGGATACATCGCGGGCTCCGAGCGGCTCAAACAGTGGCTGATCAATCGGGGCCGACCTTATCTGTTTAGCACGGCGCTGCCGCCCGCCGCCATTGGAGCGCTTTTGGAATCGGTTCGTATTCTTAAGACAGACCCGGCGCCGATGGAGAAGCTCTGGGCCAATACTCGCCGGTGGAAGGCCGACTTGGCGGGGCTTGGATTCGATACGATGGGTTCGGAAACGCCCATTACCCCTGTCTTTGTGGGCGACGAGGAGAAGACGCAGACGATGGAGCGGCGATTGAGAGAGGAGGGCGTGTTTGCGCTCGGCATCCTCTATCCGACGGTGGCAAAGGGCAAAGCGCGGATACGCACGATGCCCTCCGCAATGCACGAACCAAAGGACCTGGACGATGCCTTGGCCGCTTTCGAGAAAGTCGGGCGCGAACTCGCGCTGATTTAA
- a CDS encoding trypsin-like peptidase domain-containing protein encodes MMKKTLALIAIFGAGFYIGTLFFQKRSANSGSPDEVSRFLELMSKPADAVAQPSQFEELIVNAAAKIEPAVVNIDTVSTVRDMWGRMGSIEGKGSGVIISGDGYIVTNSHVISSRSGGVADKITVNLADGRTFEANHIGSDPQNDIALLKIDGKSLPAAQMGDSDKLRVGEWSVAIGNPYGFENTVTSGIVSALNRRVPAGENAAFGMIQTDAAINEGNSGGALANSRGQLIGINTMIFTPVRGSVGLGFAIPVNRVKKITAELIKTGKVTYAWSGLSQLIDVNEVPPSRLRYWFGDTDVPKKGSIVMRLWQGSPAARAGVQAGDIVLEIDGRALKDKYDVIETIRNAKPGQSVKFKIWRDGDAQTITVRLEETPTETPRRAQ; translated from the coding sequence ATGATGAAGAAAACTTTAGCGCTGATAGCCATTTTTGGAGCCGGATTCTATATAGGCACGCTGTTCTTTCAGAAACGCTCGGCCAACTCGGGCTCGCCGGACGAAGTCTCGCGCTTCTTGGAGTTGATGAGCAAACCGGCCGATGCGGTCGCACAACCCTCCCAGTTCGAGGAGTTGATCGTCAACGCGGCGGCCAAGATCGAACCGGCGGTCGTGAATATCGACACCGTTTCGACCGTGCGCGACATGTGGGGACGCATGGGCAGTATCGAAGGCAAAGGCTCCGGCGTGATCATCAGCGGAGACGGCTACATCGTTACCAACAGCCACGTCATCTCGTCTCGTTCGGGAGGAGTGGCCGACAAGATCACCGTGAACCTGGCCGACGGCCGCACCTTTGAGGCCAATCACATCGGCTCGGACCCGCAAAACGACATCGCATTGCTCAAGATCGACGGCAAAAGCCTCCCCGCGGCGCAGATGGGCGATTCGGATAAGCTTCGCGTAGGAGAATGGTCGGTCGCCATCGGCAATCCTTACGGATTCGAAAACACCGTTACCTCGGGCATTGTCAGCGCGCTCAATCGCCGAGTGCCGGCTGGCGAAAACGCCGCTTTTGGCATGATTCAGACCGACGCCGCGATCAACGAAGGCAACTCCGGCGGAGCGCTGGCCAACTCTCGCGGACAACTGATCGGCATCAACACCATGATCTTCACGCCCGTTCGGGGCAGCGTCGGACTTGGCTTTGCCATTCCGGTCAATCGCGTTAAGAAGATCACTGCCGAACTCATTAAGACCGGGAAGGTTACCTACGCTTGGTCGGGACTCAGCCAGTTGATCGATGTGAACGAGGTGCCCCCAAGCCGCCTGCGCTACTGGTTTGGCGACACCGACGTGCCCAAAAAGGGCAGCATCGTGATGCGACTTTGGCAAGGCTCGCCAGCGGCGCGCGCGGGCGTCCAAGCGGGCGACATCGTACTGGAAATCGACGGCCGCGCCCTTAAGGACAAGTACGACGTGATCGAGACCATTCGCAACGCCAAGCCGGGCCAAAGCGTTAAGTTTAAGATTTGGCGCGACGGCGATGCGCAGACCATTACGGTTCGCCTGGAGGAAACTCCGACCGAAACGCCTCGGAGAGCTCAATGA
- the kdsB gene encoding 3-deoxy-manno-octulosonate cytidylyltransferase has protein sequence MKIIGVIPARMAASRLPGKPLLDIAGKPMVQWVWERASKAQSLSEIYIATPDAEIIEAAERFGAKAMITSHNHRSGTDRTAEVARRTDGDAYVNVQGDEPMLDPDNIDALVAPMQQDSSVQMASVYCIEDPSEYNSPAVVSVVMAQNGDALYFSRSRIPYPRETTELPVYKHLGLYAYQRETLLKLAELPPTPLERTESLEQLRALEHGIPIRMSPVKTGSIAVDTEDDLHRARELMAGLLF, from the coding sequence ATGAAGATCATCGGCGTTATACCGGCAAGAATGGCCGCCTCGCGCCTGCCGGGCAAGCCGTTGCTCGACATTGCGGGCAAGCCGATGGTCCAATGGGTTTGGGAGCGGGCGTCGAAAGCGCAAAGCCTGAGCGAAATCTACATTGCAACGCCCGACGCCGAGATCATTGAGGCCGCCGAGCGGTTCGGCGCCAAAGCAATGATCACCAGCCACAACCACCGAAGCGGAACGGACCGAACGGCCGAAGTCGCGCGGCGCACCGATGGCGATGCCTATGTCAACGTTCAAGGCGACGAACCCATGCTCGACCCGGACAACATCGACGCGCTCGTTGCCCCCATGCAGCAAGATTCCAGCGTCCAAATGGCCAGCGTCTATTGCATCGAAGACCCCAGCGAATACAACTCGCCCGCCGTCGTGTCGGTGGTGATGGCGCAGAACGGGGACGCTCTCTATTTCTCCCGCTCGCGCATTCCGTACCCAAGGGAAACCACAGAACTGCCCGTTTACAAGCATTTGGGGCTTTATGCTTATCAAAGGGAGACCCTTTTGAAACTGGCCGAACTGCCTCCTACGCCTCTAGAGCGGACCGAATCGCTCGAGCAGCTTCGAGCCTTGGAGCACGGCATCCCCATCCGCATGTCGCCCGTCAAGACAGGTTCGATAGCGGTCGATACCGAGGACGATCTGCATCGCGCTAGAGAGCTGATGGCCGGCCTGCTCTTCTAA
- a CDS encoding haloacid dehalogenase yields the protein MRDHWIKIADELREQMDGRHKARESALVACRKTIQSCAKAIRSLHRQENEAARELLNEARGLIEEARQSVRDHPDLFHAGYISDAEKEYAEGEAIYAIVLGNPVPEPGDVGVGITAYLNGMGEAASECRRYILDALRRGELERAESVFVVMEEIYDELVTFDYPDALTGGLRRTCDALRAVLERTRGDLTMTRTQKQLEAALAKDQE from the coding sequence ATGAGGGACCATTGGATCAAGATTGCGGACGAATTGAGGGAGCAGATGGATGGCCGGCACAAGGCGAGGGAGAGCGCGCTGGTCGCTTGTCGCAAGACTATTCAGAGCTGCGCCAAGGCGATCAGGAGCTTGCACAGGCAAGAGAACGAGGCCGCGAGAGAACTGCTCAACGAAGCGCGAGGATTGATCGAAGAGGCTCGACAGTCCGTGCGCGATCATCCGGACCTCTTTCATGCGGGCTACATTTCCGACGCGGAGAAGGAGTATGCCGAAGGCGAAGCGATCTATGCCATCGTGTTGGGCAATCCGGTGCCCGAGCCGGGCGATGTGGGCGTTGGGATAACCGCCTATCTGAACGGAATGGGCGAAGCGGCGTCCGAGTGTCGCCGTTACATACTAGACGCGCTCAGACGGGGCGAATTGGAGCGGGCCGAGTCGGTGTTCGTGGTGATGGAAGAGATTTACGACGAACTGGTTACCTTTGACTATCCAGATGCATTGACCGGCGGATTGAGGCGAACGTGCGACGCGCTGCGTGCCGTATTGGAGCGGACGCGAGGCGATCTGACCATGACGCGCACTCAGAAGCAGCTGGAGGCCGCGCTCGCCAAGGATCAGGAATAA